One genomic region from Rosa rugosa chromosome 1, drRosRugo1.1, whole genome shotgun sequence encodes:
- the LOC133744187 gene encoding ribonuclease 3-like protein 3, which produces MGAEPQETPIHMNEVKQSLLETESTTLTESSLPSLDEVEEIIGYKFENKNLLEEAFTHSSFMCSFSYERLEYIGDAVLNLLFSREHYFLYPDLAPGKLTRLRAANVDTEKLARVALRHGFHRYLRHKKRLLEDQIQEFARAVLDYPLHSNGLIDAPKDLADLVESTIGAVFMDCNSIDIVWEVFKGLLEPIITPETIQIHFNTQLNELCQKNNRSLKYVDSWEKNKAVDCFIDGQFVGRGTYSLRKEVAQNRAAKDALENRWKWMILREKDTADEEQEEESPTSQLSEEESEVNEQA; this is translated from the exons ATGGGAGCCGAACCCCAAGAAACTCCTATTCATATGAACGAAGTGAAACAGAGCTTGTTAGAGACCGAATCAACAACCTTGACCGAGTCGTCCCTGCCGAGTCTGGATGAAGTGGAGGAGATCATAGGCTACAAATTCGAGAACAAGAACCTGCTAGAAGAGGCCTTCACGCATTCTTCTTTTATGTGCAGCTTTTCTTACGAGCGTTTGGAGTACATCGGCGACGCCGTGCTGAATCTGTTGTTTAGCCGGGAACATTACTTTTTGTACCCGGATTTGGCTCCCGGAAAGCTGACCCGCCTCAGGGCCGCCAATGTTGACACCGAGAAGCTGGCACGTGTGGCCCTCCGACACGGGTTCCACCGCTACCTACGCCACAAGAAACGTTTGCTTGAAGATCAA ATCCAAGAGTTTGCTCGAGCAGTTCTGGATTATCCATTGCACTCCAATGGTCTTATTGATGCTCCAAAAGATCTTGCAGATCTTGTGGAATCCACAATCGGGGCAGTTTTCATGGACTGCAACTCGATAGACATAGTCTGGGAG GTATTCAAGGGCTTGCTGGAGCCGATAATAACTCCAGAAACAATACAAATACATTTCAACACCCAGCTGAATGAGTTATGTCAAAAGAACAATCGGAGTCTCAAATATGTAGACTCATGGGAGAAAAACAAAGCTGTGGATTGTTTCATTGACGGTCAATTTGTTGGAAGGGGTACCTACAGTCTTCGGAAGGAAGTTGCGCAGAACCGAGCAGCAAAAGATGCACTAGAAAACAGGTGGAAGTGGATGATATTACGCGAGAAAGACACTGCTGATGAAGAGCAAGAAGAAGAGAGTCCTACCAGTCAATTATCCGAGGAAGAATCCGAAGTTAATGAACAAGCTTGA